The DNA segment TttctctaaaaaaaaatatttttataagaaaatttagataaaaaaatgcaagagagaaaaatgattcattttaacCAACGCTTCTATCGTTGCTTTTGCGAACGCTTCAAACGCATACGTATAAGATAAAAAATCACACTCACAACACCATTCGAAGCCATCATAgacattttttctctcaaataaaacattttaatgttgCGAAAGACACAGCTCTTGAGTAATGTATTGTGGTCCTGAAAAGGACCGTTTGATTTGAGACTCCACATGGAAGTTTTATAGAGATAAATTTAACCTCCAAAACCGTACAGAGTGCGGCCCTGACGCTTCAGAGCATACACCACATCCATAGCGGTGACGGTCTTACGCTTGGCGTGTTCAGTGTAAGTGACCGCATCACGAATCACATTCTCCAGAAATACTTTCAGGACGCCACGGGTTTCCTCGTAGATGAGGCCGGAGATACGTTTCACTCCTCCGCGCCGAGCCAAACGGCGGATGGCGGGCTTGGTAATGCCCTGGATGTTATCCCGCAGCACTTTTCGGTGACGCTTGGCTCCTCCTTTACCCAGaccttttcctccctttcctctTCCAGTCATGATGAGCACAGGATTGTACGTTCACGATGTTCACACTTCAAATTGACGATCACGAATGAGCGTTTTCGAGCTCAACGTCCCTATTTCTACTTTTTCATCCACGCATTCCCTCTTGCTCTTAAGATGAGAGAAAACAAGGGTTGGCAAGCGCATAAAAAGAGCTCttgttcgagcagtttcctcatttaacgttcaacttttgtcaaaTAAACAAGTTCGCTCCGTGCTCAACGAAACCTACGCTCCCGAAGTGAAATGGCTCGTACCAAGCAAACCGCTCGTAAATCGACTGGAGGTAAGGCTCCTCGCAAGCAGCTGGCCACCAAGGCTGCTCGTAAAAGTGCCCCGGCCACCGGAGGAGTGAAGAAGCCGCATCGTTACCGTCCGGGAACGGTGGCCCTCCGAGAAATCCGTCGCTACCAGAAGTCGACCGAGCTGCTCATCCGCAAGCTGCCCTTCCAGCGCTTGGTGCGTGAGATCGCCCAGGACTTCAAGACTGATCTCCGTTTCCAGAGCTCAGCCGTCATGGCGCTGCAGGAAGCCAGCGAGGCGTACCTGGTTGGTCTGTTCGAAGACACGAATCTGTGCGCCATCCACGCCAAGCGCGTCACCATCATGCCCAAGGACATCCAGCTGGCCCGTCGCATCCGCGGAGAGCGTGCCTAAATCGTCCATGCATCCGGAAGCGGTCCCTGTCTAAACGGGGCATTTCCTTCTCAAAACGGTCCTTTTCAGGACCACCAATACTGTTGAACATTCCAAGAATTTTCTTTCGATTGCTATTATGAAATTGTACATACGAATGCAAGCCTTCACGCATGTCGTTTTGTTATAACGAGGAAAGtgtgaaaagggggaaaatttgttttaaataatcaatgtTATGGGAggtattttaactttttcttgTCAAAGTTTCGCTTTTTAATAGGGCATCTGAGGATTTTGACTTTATTGATCCATACTTTATTACCATCTATATAACCTATGGCTATTATACCAACATCGCTGCTTACAACAAACTACGAACGAATAGTATGACtatatattttacaacaaatgtTCAACTCAAACACCTTAACTGATGCTTATACAAACGTGAATTAAAATGCTCAAGAAGACGACCCTTCAATACTTATTAGCAAGTTTAAAATCGAGCAAATCTATTACAACATTTGACTCACGACACATAAGCTGCTATTGGTTGCTTTGTCGATAAATTATCCTCGTATGCGCgaggaaaatttaatttaaaaaaatgattgtcATACAACGAGCGAAACGACTTCTATTCATAATTCATGATACACGAAACtccattttcaatttcacctcGCAAGACGCTTCCAACCAGTGCGgactttttttatgtttttttttaaacgtgcTAAGGttctatttaacattaatatttacaatGAACAACGCAGAACTTTAATGTCAATGTTGTTTCCAATGATGTGGATGACATAGTTCGCAAACAAACTTAGGATATGGCTGTGTTTACCTGCACTAATACCATTTAGTAcaggcaaacgcaacaaactgAACAATAACGTTGACGAAGACGGACACCCTGAAATTAAAGCGCTAATTCGCTGGTGCAGATGAAACGAAGGATAATTCTTTGTTTGAATGCGGTTTGTGGTCCTGAAAAGGACCGATTTAAGAGAGGTTCATGAAAAGAAGCCAATCATTTCAGTGGCTTACTTCGAGCTGGTGTACTTTGTGACAGCCTTCGTTCCTTCGGAGACGGCGTGCTTGGCAAGCTCAccaggcagcagcagacgaaCAGCGGTTTGGATTTCGCGGGACGTGATCGTCGAACGCTTGTTGTAGTGCGCCAAGCGGGATGCCTCAGCAGCAATGCGTTCGAAGATATCGTTGACGAAACTGTTCATGATGCTCATGGCCTTCGAAGAGATGCCAGTATCCGGGTGGACTTGCTTCAACACTTTGTAGATGTAAATAGCGTAGCTTTCCTTGCGGGTCTtgcgcttctttttcttgtcggacttggaaatatttttctgggCCTTGCCAGACTTCTTCGCAGCTTTTCCACTGGTTTTGGGTGCCATTTCGACGGAAAAATTCACTCAACACTGGGACACGATGTGTATGATTCAACGGGTGATTGCGTTCTAGAAAAATTCCGAGCTCTCCGATCGCTTATAACGGGCTGTGAGAGAGAAAACGTATCGTGCAGCTCGAAAAATTCCAAACGAGTATCGGGCAGCACGAATAAGCTGCTATATAAGCATCGGTCGGGTCAAAATTGTTCTATTATAAAAAGACCCTTCTCAAAGAGAAACGTCCCTTACAAACGTACCCCAATCAAATCTAACCATGTCTGGCCgtggaaagggaggaaaggtAAAGGGAAAGGCAAAGTCCCGTTCCAACCGTGCCGGTCTTCAGTTCCCCGTTGGCCGTATTCATCGTCTCCTGCGCAAGGGTAACTATGCCGAGCGCGTCGGTGCCGGAGCACCCGTGTATCTGGCAGCCGTCATGGAATACTTGGCCGCTGAAGTGCTTGAGTTGGCCGGAAACGCTGCCCGTGACAACAAGAAGACGCGCATCATCCCGCGTCATCTGCAGCTGGCCATCCGCAACGACGAGGAGTTGAACAAGCTGCTGTCCGGAGTAACCATCGCTCAGGGTGGTGTGCTGCCCAACATTCAGGCCGTGCTGCTGCCCAAAAAGACCGAAAAGAAGGCTTAAACGGTGTGACAAAGCTTCCTTCATCTCAAACCCAAAACCGTCCTTTTCAGGGCGACAAATTACTTTGCCAAAgacattttattcgatttatgCTGTTATGGGAGAaccagaaggaaaaaaaaatccagatATATCAAGAACCGTGCTTGAAACTGTGtacaaaatgtaaatgaaaaaatgtgcCGTCCTTTGGCACAAAACGCATCccttaatattttcaattctgTAACCTCTCACTACGAATTCTACAAAATGCAGCATATCATAAGCGATGCATAAGATTTTCCAGGTAGCTTGTTCAAGAGGGTTGGTTTTACCATATAAATGCAACCAGTGATACCTGCGTGTTGACCTTTTTCTGAAAACAGTAAAGGACACTTTTACCTGATTTATCGTTAACCACGGGAAAGTGTTGAAAGGGTCGATTGTCGAAAAATGTTGTGCGTTTAGGTAGCCTTAGGTTCTCACAAAAGTTTGGCTTTCAATATATCGGGAAACGTTGATAATGGCTTTAAAAAAGTTGGACCAAAAATTAGGAAGGTTCAAATAAACAACCATACTTATTAATGTTTCCCTTCACCCTTCATCTTAATCACCAGTTACCCAAATTTGTGAagcattttaaagtgtttcgttgtttgaaacaataaaatgatTTGCAATGTAGGAATGCCTATAAAATACAAAGTATTGAAATGCCCTAACGCATATGCAACTCCACATTCAATAACGCCGTCTAGTGGTGATCAAAGTCCCTGCAACCAGTAGTAACGCCATCTAAATAattggtaaaagtaaggctcagtgATCTACGTTACATATGAGAAGCGTTACATGCCTTTTAAAATTCCCAAGCAGTATTTTTGAAAAGTTTATTAACACCCCATAAGCTTTCAATTTTAGTAACATTTCCTATGATTAGaaagtataaaatattaaaaatattaataaattaataatgtatatgaaatataattattacctaTTCAATCTATGTTTCCGCCTATTGTGAATAAACTTTACTTTAGGTGCGAGGgctcttttttaaattgaggTTAATGAAGGTAGtaaatatttgtatgtatttcattATCTTGCTTTATCAATAGTTgggaacataaataaataatcatttttaaaagtaaccattttttatgtgtaagattgttataattataatacgTGAAGTTGTTACAACTctgattgctgttaaaaatgatagcctaatagtaataatataatttatttatactcatgaATTATCAATGAGTGTTATCTTTAGAAGCAAttgctgttcttttttatgtttgttcaaaaattgttgcttttctaattatcatgtaaaataaaatatattaagacatgataatctattaatttgctcatccacgaCGATTAAACCAGGcgttcaaaaatgctgcttgggtttgcgCTAGACAGACGTTActcgtaacgctagcgtaatgTAGAGGGCTGAGCGTTACTTTTCCCAAATAATTCATTATGCGATCTATGAGGTCCCAGGGTGTTTGTCCTGGATAATAACTGggaaacattttaatgataaCGGAAGCTGGGGAACAATTACCAAATGTACAAACCAAAATGTAAGCATCGCTAGCGGAGCATCGCTAAGTCAGTATACCAAATGAAGTCAGTATCCCAAGAAAATATGTAGCATTCAGTTTACAGCATAGATTTTGGAGGTGGAGTTAATTTCTTCATGTTCATAGCACCCTGATAGCAAATCTTGCAGAAAGTATTTGGTGGGTATGAGTTAAATCGAATTAAACAGTTTTGAAGAGTTaaacaatcggtttgatctgatactggtaggaacattttcatatcatttgcataaaacaatgtttcgcaatctggtataacgtaaataatatcatttatgaaaatgataaaaagaatAGGGCCTAGAATACTGCCTTGTGAAACCCCGGATGAAATATTCACTGTAATTTGGCTTACACTTAAATTACAGGAGAGCCAATGAACAAGCGTTCTATTTATTCCGTagcttgatagttttgaaattagcGTTGAGTGATTTACGGAGTCAAAGGCAGCATTGGCACCGTTAGCTGTTATAATAAACTCACAAACCTCATGAAAACGGTGTAGCTTTTTTTCGCCCAATCCTTCTTTTGAATAATTATCACAAGTATCAATGAACGAAGCGCATGTGTAGCGGCGATTATTGCTTCAAGAGGATGAGAGGCTTGCcctgaaaaattaaataattttaattcgagactataaaataaattcataaatcaataagtaaataaaaattcaatattttaacaaacactTCAATCGTCGCTTTTATGTACGCTTCAAACGCATGCAAACTTTTGTGAGTGCTTGTTATGCAAGTAAAATGTTATACGCACACCATTCGAAGCCATCATAgacattttttctctcaaataaaacattttaatgttgCGAAAGACACAGCTCTTGAGTAATGTATTGTGGTCCTGAAAAGGACCGTTTGATTTGAGACTCCACATGGAAGTTTTATAGAGATAAATTTAACCTCCAAAACCGTACAGAGTGCGGCCCTGACGCTTCAGAGCATACACCACATCCATAGCGGTGACGGTCTTACGCTTGGCGTGTTCAGTGTAAGTGACCGCATCACGAATCACATTCTCCAGAAATACTTTCAGGACGCCACGGGTTTCCTCGTAGATGAGGCCGGAGATACGTTTCACTCCTCCGCGCCGAGCCAAACGGCGGATGGCGGGCTTGGTAATGCCCTGGATGTTATCCCGCAGCACTTTTCGGTGACGCTTGGCTCCTCCTTTACCCAGaccttttcctccctttcctctTCCAGTCATGATGAGCACAGGATTGTACGTTCACGATGTTCACACTTCAAATTGACGATCACGAATGAGCGTTTTCGAGCTCAACGTCCCTATTTCTACTTTTTCATCCACGCATTCCCTCTTGCTCTTAAGATGAGAGAAAACAAGGGTTGGCAAGCGCATAAAAAGAGCTCttgttcgagcagtttcctcatttaacgttcaacttttgtcaaaTAAACAAGTTCGCTCCGTGCTCAACGAAACCTACGCTCCCGAAGTGAAATGGCTCGTACCAAGCAAACCGCTCGTAAATCGACTGGAGGTAAGGCTCCTCGCAAGCAGCTGGCCACCAAGGCTGCTCGTAAAAGTGCCCCGGCCACCGGAGGAGTGAAGAAGCCGCATCGTTACCGTCCGGGAACGGTGGCCCTCCGAGAAATCCGTCGCTACCAGAAGTCGACCGAGCTGCTCATCCGCAAGCTGCCCTTCCAGCGCTTGGTGCGTGAGATCGCCCAGGACTTCAAGACTGATCTCCGCTTCCAGAGCTCAGCCGTCATGGCGCTGCAGGAAGCCAGCGAGGCGTATCTGGTTGGTCTGTTCGAAGACACGAATCTGTGCGCCATCCACGCCAAGCGCGTCACCATCATGCCCAAGGACATCCAGCTGGCCCGTCGCATCCGCGGAGAGCGTGCCTAAATCGTCCATGCATCCGGAAGCGGTCCCTGTCTAAACGGGGCATTTCCTTCTCAAAACGGTCCTTTTCAGGACCACCAATACTGTTGAACATTCCAAGAATTTTCTTTCGATTGCTATTATGAAATTGTACATACGAATGCAAGCCTTCACGCATGTCGTTTTGTTATAACGAGGAAAGtgtgaaaagggggaaaatttgttttaaataatcaatgtTATGGGAggtattttaactttttcttgTCAAAGTTTCGCTTTTTAATAGGGCATCTGAGGATTTTGACTATATTGATCAATACTTTATTACCATCTATATAACCTATGGCTATTATACCAACATCGCTGCTTACAACAAACTACGAACGAATAGTATGACtatatattttacaacaaatgtTCAACTCAAACACCTTAACTGATGCTTATACAAACGTGAATTAAAATGCTCAAGAAGACGACCCTTCAATACTTATTAGCAAGTTTAAAATCGAGCAAA comes from the Anopheles coluzzii chromosome 2, AcolN3, whole genome shotgun sequence genome and includes:
- the LOC120949386 gene encoding histone H4; translated protein: MTGRGKGGKGLGKGGAKRHRKVLRDNIQGITKPAIRRLARRGGVKRISGLIYEETRGVLKVFLENVIRDAVTYTEHAKRKTVTAMDVVYALKRQGRTLYGFGG
- the LOC120949381 gene encoding histone H2B; its protein translation is MAPKTSGKAAKKSGKAQKNISKSDKKKKRKTRKESYAIYIYKVLKQVHPDTGISSKAMSIMNSFVNDIFERIAAEASRLAHYNKRSTITSREIQTAVRLLLPGELAKHAVSEGTKAVTKYTSSK
- the LOC120949397 gene encoding histone H2A; amino-acid sequence: MSGRGKGGKVKGKAKSRSNRAGLQFPVGRIHRLLRKGNYAERVGAGAPVYLAAVMEYLAAEVLELAGNAARDNKKTRIIPRHLQLAIRNDEELNKLLSGVTIAQGGVLPNIQAVLLPKKTEKKA